The window CAGGCTCCTGGCATTCTTCACACCGGAAAGGGGAAGGGGGGTCCTCTTACTCACTTCCTCCACCAGGCGCAGGAAGTCGCCCCCAACACCGGGTCCGTAAACCATCGGGGCGCGCAGGACCGCCGTGATCATCTTCCCCCGGTACTTGAGGATCATCTCCTCGGCCTCCCTCTTGGTGATCCCCACCGGATCGGTCGGATTGCAGGGAGTGTCCTCGGCGAAGACCTCTTCCGGCGCGGTTTCCTCTCCCACCGCGTTCATGCAGCTCATGTAGACGAACCGCTTCACCCCGGCCTTCCACGATGCCTCGAAGAGCGTCTTCGTAAGGCCCACGTTGACCCTGCGGAGTTCCTCCGCTTCGGCGGCATCGTCCTTCTCGGGCGGGGAAGTCTTCGCAATCAAGTGCACTACGGCATCCACCCCGGAAACGGCCGGTTTCCATGCTCTGGGGGAGGAGGGGTCCTCGACGGTAACATGGTCGTACCTTTCGGCCCTGGGAAAAGGGGAGTCCAGCCACCGCGACGCCCCCCGCACGTCATGACCCTGATCCAGAAGGTGCCTGGTCAGCTGACCCCCGATGAAGCCCGATACTCCCGTTACCAGTACTTTCATGATTTTCCGCCCCCTTCGGCCTGCGTGCCGCCCCTGCGATGCTTCCCGGTCCCAAAATCATCACTTTACTACATTCTAGCAGAAACCTATCCTCTGCCCCGTTGGTTTTTATAACCCCGCTTTCTCCATCATACCTGGGTCTTCTTTTGGTTTTCCCCTGTGTCGCGCCCTCCCCATCAAGCTGAAAGACACGCCTTTTAACTTGGTCCGGGGCACTTCGCCTGTGGTGC of the Thermovirga sp. genome contains:
- a CDS encoding NAD-dependent epimerase/dehydratase family protein, with protein sequence MKVLVTGVSGFIGGQLTRHLLDQGHDVRGASRWLDSPFPRAERYDHVTVEDPSSPRAWKPAVSGVDAVVHLIAKTSPPEKDDAAEAEELRRVNVGLTKTLFEASWKAGVKRFVYMSCMNAVGEETAPEEVFAEDTPCNPTDPVGITKREAEEMILKYRGKMITAVLRAPMVYGPGVGGDFLRLVEEVSKRTPLPLSGVKNARSL